Proteins encoded within one genomic window of Panicum virgatum strain AP13 chromosome 1N, P.virgatum_v5, whole genome shotgun sequence:
- the LOC120656396 gene encoding protein PIN-LIKES 2-like, whose protein sequence is MFWSMDPQVTIHGDWVSAVAPLMKLLCLTVIGLLLANPRVQVVPRATFKLLSKLVFALLLPCLIFVHLGKSVTIDNVLHWWFIPVNVLISTAIGCILGYIVALICRPPPHLFRFTVIMTGFGNSGNLPIAIIGSVCHTSDHPFGPACDTKGIAYVSFAQWVAVILVYTLVYHMMEPPMQFYEIVGEGNEIQEEPEQISNYSRSLLHEAEWPGMVDKVTEHSKTPFIARVFMSISGSSQNTFPDIDFTEEGTSGAGPSSPKSLRCLAEPRVVRRIRVVAEKTPIQHVLQPPTIASLLAIIIGMVPVLKNFVFGADAPLSFFTDSLDILAAAVVPSVMLILGGMLAEGPKDNALGIRTIVGIIVARLLVLPCIGIGVVTLADRLNLLVEQDHMYRFVLSLQYSMPSAILLGAIASLRGYGVKEASALLFWQHICAVFSLSLYLIVYFKLMSFI, encoded by the coding sequence ATGTTTTGGTCAATGGACCCGCAGGTGACCATCCATGGCGACTGGGTGTCGGCCGTGGCGCCGCTGATGAAGCTGCTGTGCCTGACGGTCATAGGCCTGCTCCTCGCCAACCCGCGGGTCCAGGTCGTGCCCAGGGCCACCTTCAAGCTCCTGAGCAAGCTCGTCTTCGCGCTCTTACTCCCCTGCCTGATCTTTGTCCACCTCGGCAAGTCGGTCACCATTGACAACGTCCTGCACTGGTGGTTCATCCCGGTCAACGTGCTCATCAGCACTgcgatcgggtgcattcttggGTACATAGTGGCCCTGATCTGCCGCCCGCCTCCACACTTGTTCCGGTTCACGGTGATCATGACTGGGTTTGGTAACTCAGGGAATCTCCCAATTGCGATCATTGGATCCGTCTGCCATACCAGTGATCACCCGTTTGGTCCCGCATGTGACACCAAGGGCATCGCTTATGTCTCATTTGCACAGTGGGTTGCAGTTATTCTTGTCTACACTTTGGTCTACCACATGATGGAGCCACCTATGCAGTTCTATGAGATTGTTGGTGAGGGTAATGAGATACAGGAAGAACCTGAGCAGATTAGCAACTACAGCAGGTCTCTGCTTCATGAGGCAGAATGGCCAGGGATGGTTGATAAAGTAACAGAGCACTCAAAGACACCGTTCATCGCCAGAGTTTTCATGAGCATTTCAGGCTCCTCACAGAACACGTTTCCTGATATTGATTTTACTGAAGAGGGAACTTCTGGTGCTGGACCGAGCAGTCCTAAGTCACTCAGATGTTTGGCAGAGCCAAGAGTGGTCAGAAGGATCAGGGTTGTAGCTGAAAAGACTCCAATTCAGCACGTCCTTCAGCCACCAACAATTGCCTCTTTGCTTGCCATTATCATCGGCATGGTTCCTGTCTTGAAAAATTTTGTGTTTGGGGCTGATGCACCACTCTCGTTCTTCACTGATAGTTTGGATATCCTAGCTGCTGCAGTGGTTCCCTCGGTGATGTTAATTCTAGGAGGCATGCTTGCGGAAGGCCCAAAGGATAATGCCTTGGGCATCAGGACTATCGTTGGTATAATTGTGGCAAGGCTTTTGGTGCTCCCATGCATTGGCATTGGTGTTGTGACGCTAGCAGACAGATTGAATCTACTTGTTGAGCAAGACCATATGTACCGCTTTGTTCTTTCGCTTCAGTACTCCATGCCAAGCGCTATCCTGCTTGGAGCAATTGCCAGCCTGAGAGGATATGGTGTTAAGGAAGCATCTGCTCTTCTATTCTGGCAGCATATTTGTGCAgtgttctctctttctctctaccTGATCGTATACTTCAAGTTGATGTCTTTCATTTGA